Proteins encoded in a region of the Leguminivora glycinivorella isolate SPB_JAAS2020 chromosome 23, LegGlyc_1.1, whole genome shotgun sequence genome:
- the LOC125238208 gene encoding uncharacterized protein LOC125238208, translating to MEFPVDSWCYLLFYINFQKLDGNLKKHFEDKHADKELPTFADLIKFLETEIRILESSAEPQASTSAGRRIGGGQSQAVKAHAAFQGAGSASASSCRLCGKSGHFIAKCEKFLEMKPAARKRQVVSLRLCFKCLNGHNIDKCTYNKNCYKCNSAKHHYLLHFDIPASGSDREQRLTSNVATNGKSHNAASSSSSVPVVSAPLTSGNPEGAVPGVSGLMASQAKKPKVLLATAIIRVLDSSGRYQEARALLDGGSESTFISESCVQRLGLERFKPDDPITGLGCTPITGCRGAVNLTMTPRLTDQPVLVTTANVLNKISYNLPGYSLPAQLADNYRGLDLADEQFFVSREIDILLGEDLLCDIVLSGRIKIHDNIPRVTKTVFGHVLSGPVNIGVSLRVPCASQAFFCSTSTDRILERFWEVEDIPFKAENPKDLECETIFRDTHSRTEEGRYSARLPFISDAPELGNTVPIAMKRFLAMERRLLAKGNEVFREKYTEFMREYAETGHMSLCEGEPNDYASGANRYLDDVRKYLASEEAQQGLSDGAAKQSITWRFNSPAAPHFGGLFEATVKSAKTLLRRVIGEQVLTFDELVTVFTRVEAVLNCRPLCPLTQDPNELEVLTPAHLLIGRPLLSVPEYNFEDIPNSRLNRFNLIQAMSQRLWRKWSEQYLHSLQMRRKWTSPTDPPQLGDLVLIKEENLPPLKWKLGRIEELLPGKDGVVRVVRLKTSTGSLTRPVVKICRLPLDD from the exons ATGGAATTTCCGGTGGATTCGTGGTGTTATTTGCTATTCTACATCAACTTCCAAAAGTTAGACGGTAACTTGAAAAAACACTTTGAAGACAAGCACGCCGATAAAGAATTACCCACATTCGCGGACCTCATTAAGTTTTTGGAAACTGAAATACGGATTTTGGAATCCAGTGCGGAACCACAGGCCAGTACGTCGGCGGGAAGGCGTATTGGTGGTGGGCAGAGCCAGGCGGTAAAGGCTCATGCGGCATTTCAAGGTGCGGGTTCGGCGTCGGCGTCGTCGTGTCGGTTATGCGGAAAAAGCGGACACTTTATTGCGAAGTGTGAGAAATTCCTGGAGATGAAGCCTGCAGCTAGGAAGCGTCAGGTCGTTTCACTTAGATTGTGCTTCAAGTGTTTGAACGGTCACAACATTGATAAATGCACTTATAACAAGAATTGTTACAAGTGTAATTCGGCTAAACACCATTATTTATTGCATTTTGATATTCCGGCAAGTGGTTCAGATCGTGAACAACGTTTGACGTCAAACGTGGCTACAAATGGGAAATCTCACAATGCTGCCTCGTCCTCTTCAAGTGTTCCTGTTGTCAGTGCGCCCTTAACCAGCGGCAATCCAGAAGGTGCGGTTCCTGGAGTCTCTGGATTGATGGCATCACAGGCAAAGAAACCAAAGGTGTTACTTGCGACGGCAATAATAAGAGTTCTGGATAGCAGCGGACGCTACCAGGAGGCGCGGGCCTTACTGGACGGAGGGAGCGAGAGCACATTCATATCGGAGTCTTGTGTGCAGAGGTTAGGCTTAGAGCGGTTTAAGCCTGACGACCCAATCACAGGACTGGGCTGTACTCCTATAACCGGTTGTAGGGGAGCAGTTAATCTGACCATGACACCTAGGCTGACGGATCAGCCAGTGCTGGTGACCACGGCTAATGTCTTAAATAAAATCAGTTATAACCTGCCTGGATATTCGTTGCCGGCTCAGTTGGCGGATAATTATCGGGGACTGGATCTTGCGGATGAACAGTTCTTTGTGAGTCGAGAGattgatattttattaggtGAGGATTTACTTTGTGACATTGTACTCAGCGGACGCATCAAAATCCATGATAACATTCCACGGGTGACAAAAACGGTGTTCGGACACGTTTTGTCAGGTCCTGTCAATATTGGAGTTTCCCTTCGAGTTCCTTGTGCGTCTCAGGCCTTTTTCTGTAGCACAAGCACAGATCGGATCTTAGAACGGTTCTGGGAGGTTGAAGACATCCCGTTTAAGGCGGAAAACCCTAAAGATCTTGAATGCGAGACCATTTTTAGAGATACCCATTCACGGACTGAAGAGGGTAGATACTCAGCACGGTTGCCTTTTATATCGGACGCCCCTGAACTCGGTAACACTGTACCCATAGCTATGAAGCGGTTTTTAGCCATGGAGAGGCGGCTCCTTGCAAAAGGCAACGAGGTCTTCAGGGAGAAATACACGGAGTTTATGCGGGAGTACGCCGAAACAGGACACATGTCACTGTGTGAAGGGGAACCAAACGACTACGCCAGTG GTGCCAACAGATACTTGGATGATGTGCGGAAATATTTGGCTTCTGAGGAAGCACAACAAGGGCTTAGCGACGGCGCGGCCAAACAGTCTATAACGTGGCGGTTTAATTCGCCAGCGGCGCCACATTTCGGTGGTCTTTTTGAGGCGACCGTAAAGTCGGCTAAGACACTATTGCGGCGCGTCATAGGTGAACAGGTTTTAACGTTTGACGAATTGGTAACGGTATTTACCAGGGTGGAGGCAGTCCTTAATTGTCGTCCTCTATGCCCATTGACCCAAGATCCTAATGAATTGGAGGTTTTGACGCCTGCTCATCTACTTATTGGAAGACCTTTGCTTTCGGTTCCGGAGTACAATTTCGAGGACATTCCGAACTCACGGTTGAATCGGTTTAACTTAATACAAGCTATGTCTCAACGGTTGTGGAGAAAATGGAGTGAACAATACCTCCATTCTCTTCAAATGCGTAGAAAATGGACATCTCCAACTGATCCGCCTCAGCTGGGTGATCTTGTCCTGATAAAGGAGGAGAATTTACCTCCTCTAAAATGGAAGTTAGGAAGGATAGAAGAACTGCTACCCGGCAAAGACGGTGTTGTTAGGGTAGTACGTCTCAAAACTTCTACAGGTAGCCTCACGCGGCCTGTTGTTAAAATTTGTAGGCTTCCTTTGGACGACTAA
- the LOC125238335 gene encoding uncharacterized protein LOC125238335, translated as MPNQREWLEEFIEIYRSEPSLWKVKAKEYHDRDKKEAAYRRLLVKLREVEPTSDKAAVVKKINNLRCTYNKEHKKVNASNKSGVGTEEIYEPKLWYYPLLKFLDDQHVPRPSRSNLDDEVNSPESAPLSVEESVKEAQDFEDSSVVGVQQTPTTESTTSSSSTSRKRKSEADLTKDVLISVRDHFKLPAPSPPPPKQPDDRYDIFGKSVAFKLRDLNKTQRILAEKIINETLTEAELGQLTTSHTVMAPFPNSPFHQRSSSSQFNHSTSPYSNQPSPQSQRSIYEQTQAQPQVVYLSIPESPGSSGNNNVAPTQQHATQQQMIQSQPSSTSTVADFLSNYDAY; from the exons ATGCCTAATCAACGTGAATGGTTAGAAGAATTTATAGAAATATATCGTTCTGAACCTTCCTTGTGGAAAGTTAAAGCTAAAGAGTACCACGACCGTGACAAAAAAGAGGCAGCCTACAGGAGGTTATTGGTTAAACTTCGAGAGGTTGAACCTACTAGTGACAAAGCAGCGgtagttaaaaaaatcaataatttaCGTTGTACTTATAATAAAGAACACAAAAAGGTGAATGCTTCAAATAAATCAGGTGTAGGCACAGAAGAAATATATGAGCCAAAACTATGGTATTACCCTCTTTTGAAATTCTTGGATGATCAACATGTACCACGACCTTCACGCTCGAATTTGGATGATGAg GTTAATTCACCAGAGTCAGCTCCATTGTCAGTTGAAGAATCAGTAAAGGAAGCACAAGACTTTGAAGACTCAAGTGTTGTAGGTGTTCAGCAAACACCTACAACAGAGTCTACAACGTCCTCCTCCTCAACCTCAAGGAAACGAAAATCTGAAGCGGACCTCACAAAAGACGTTTTGATATCTGTCAGAGATCATTTCAAACTTCCGGCTCCATCTCCACCACCACCGAAGCAACCCGACGACCGTTATGATATTTTTGGCAAATCTGTTGCATTTAAACTAAGAGATCTAAATAAAACTCAACGAATCCTCGCAGAAAAAATTATTAATGAGACTCTCACAGAAGCTGAATTGGGTCAGTTAACAACATCACATACAGTAATGGCCCCTTTTCCTAATTCTCCCTTTCATCAAAGATCTTCATCCAGCCAATTCAATCACAGTACTTCACCTTACTCAAATCAACCAAGTCCTCAAAGTCAGCGCTCAATTTATGAACAAACACAGGCTCAACCTCAAGTTGTTTATTTGTCTATACCTGAGAGTCCGGGATCATCGGGTAATAATAATGTTGCACCAACTCAACAGCATGCAACTCAACAACAAATGATTCAGTCGCAACCAAGTTCTACTTCAACAGTTGCCGACTTTTTATCTAACTATGATGCTTATTAA